The region ATTCTCCTGCTGGAGCGGCGTCAGCGGCTCTGGCTCTGGCTCTGGCTCCCCGGCAGGGGCCGCCTCAACAGCCTCGGCTTCTAACTCGACCTCGCTGTCTTCTACAGCCCCGCAAACCGGCATAAAATTGGCGGCCATCGCCGCTTTGCCAATGCGCCACAGCTCCACCGTCAGCCCTAAAAACGTGACTTCGCTGCTCTGGTTGAGCCAGTCTAAGGTCAGGGCCACCGACGCCGAGAAATCGGGAGCGACCCAGACGACCGTAGCGGCCTGTTCGGCGGCAGCCCAGGCCAACAGCTGGCCCAGGTCGCTCAGGCCGGGCCCCTGCTGGTGAGCCGCCACCAGCACCGGCAGCCCGGTCTCTGCCTCCGTGAGCAGCGCGTAGTCCAGCTCCGGGAGGGACTCATCTGCTAGCGGTGCTAGGCTCAACCCGGCGGCTTCACCCAGTAACTCCAGGGTTTCTGCCTCGGTGAGCCACTGCTGAAAATCGGCCTGGGTCTGCCAGTAGTCGGTGGGGTCGAGTTTTTCCAGGCGTCCCAGCTTGGGTTTGGCAGCTCGCTTAGGCACAGGTAATTCGCTCTGGCAAAGGGCAGTAGTTGATCCTATTATGGCGTGCCGCCGACCCACCGCGATGCCTGATCCTTGGCCCCATGCCACCCTGGTTCACCCCCATGGGCAACTGCCGTCAATAGCTGACTAGCGCCGCCTGCCACAGGGTGTAGCCCTGGGAACTGAGGTGCAGCCCGTCGGTGGTGAGGTCTACCCGCAGCAGCCCCTGGCTGTCGCTGAAGCTGGGGTGTAAATCTACGTAGGTGGCTCCCTGGTGAGCTGCCAGGGCTGCCAGGCGCTGGTTGACCCGCTGAATGCGATCGCTCGACACCTCCCGCAGCCGCGTCGGCAAAATGGAGTACACCACCAGCCGCGCCCGGGGATGCTGCTGCTTGAGACGAGCCATCAGTTGATAGAGATTGTCGATCACCTCAGTTTCGGGTACCCCCTGCTTGAGGTCGTTGATGCCGGCCATCAGGTGCACGGTTTGGGGCTGGGTGTCGGCAAAGTAGTGTAGCCGCCCCAGCATGTGGGTCGTGGTCTCCCCCGAAATGCTCTGGTTCAGCCACAGCTGGTGCTGGGGCAACTCGTTGAGCGGCAGCCACAGCGCCAGCGAATCGCCCACCATCACCGTCAGCGGGGACTGCCCCTGGCGACGGGCCATGGCCGCGGCCTCTGCCGCCAGCAGCGCTTGCCAGTCGCCGTGGGTAGGGGAGACAAAGGCCCGCTGCCACTGGTGGATATAGCGGTACGGAGTCGCCTGGGCATAGAATTCTCCGGCCTGGAGGGCGGCGGTGCGAAACTGGTACAGCTGAGCGCCGGTAACGGGGCGAGCGTCAGGGTCTAGGGGAGGAACAGCGGGACGGCGGCCGGGGGTCATCACCTGGGCGGGGCGGGGCCAGCGGGCAGCGGCGGCCCCCATCGATTGAGGCTGCCGCGCGGCATCTGCCGTCGCCAGACCGCCGCCGTTTGTCGGGCAGATCTCAGCGTTAGGGCTGCTGTGGGAGCATCGGTCTGGGCCAGCCGGGTAGGGCAGAACCGCATCGGTGATGCCTGGCTCTGCCACAATTGCTTCCGCCTCAGGTATTCCCCCAGCCATTTCCCCGGGGCTGGCCCCAGGGCCTAGGGCTAGCTGAGCCGCCAATAGCCAAATATCCATGCGCGTCTTGCCTCAACATCCCTCTTCTTTTTCCAGGCCAGGCGATCGCCCATCAGGATGAAACGCTCCAGAGCACCCCGCAATTTCCCCGACCACGCTCTCCCCACCTGGCATTACCCCTTGACAGAGCCCGACTCGACTCGCAATAATGAAAGACTGTGTTTACACGCTCGGATCAGGTTCCTAAGGCTAACGCCTCCCGGAGCGGAGCCCCAGTGCTGGGGTGAGTTGGCACCTGTACGGCGGTTATGAGGTAAAAAATGACGTACGCAATTGTTGAAGCCGGTGGAAAGCAGCTGCGGG is a window of Nodosilinea sp. PGN35 DNA encoding:
- a CDS encoding DUF4268 domain-containing protein yields the protein MPKRAAKPKLGRLEKLDPTDYWQTQADFQQWLTEAETLELLGEAAGLSLAPLADESLPELDYALLTEAETGLPVLVAAHQQGPGLSDLGQLLAWAAAEQAATVVWVAPDFSASVALTLDWLNQSSEVTFLGLTVELWRIGKAAMAANFMPVCGAVEDSEVELEAEAVEAAPAGEPEPEPEPLTPLQQENLEFWSGLCDRMDRQGSLVKPGSPTPEATMGFAIARAGFRLNAILDRDHGSLYTELLLSGIDAQPHFHLLAEEREAIADEMGLPLIWDGAGDQACMIASTLAEVNLDDRDRWPEYQTWFCDCLERFYEAFFDRIKRLDASGYRPLPRRATMTDALVLPARPRG
- a CDS encoding GDSL-type esterase/lipase family protein; protein product: MDIWLLAAQLALGPGASPGEMAGGIPEAEAIVAEPGITDAVLPYPAGPDRCSHSSPNAEICPTNGGGLATADAARQPQSMGAAAARWPRPAQVMTPGRRPAVPPLDPDARPVTGAQLYQFRTAALQAGEFYAQATPYRYIHQWQRAFVSPTHGDWQALLAAEAAAMARRQGQSPLTVMVGDSLALWLPLNELPQHQLWLNQSISGETTTHMLGRLHYFADTQPQTVHLMAGINDLKQGVPETEVIDNLYQLMARLKQQHPRARLVVYSILPTRLREVSSDRIQRVNQRLAALAAHQGATYVDLHPSFSDSQGLLRVDLTTDGLHLSSQGYTLWQAALVSY